Proteins from one Microcaecilia unicolor chromosome 2, aMicUni1.1, whole genome shotgun sequence genomic window:
- the TEX43 gene encoding testis-expressed protein 43 translates to MVTVATNTDLQGYVHTHVPIWSQRHPMIPKRYVMPWKQDMENRKLLFKIADHTQLHKGPEEESLYLENKERLCHVEDRESVMKKRSKHHISVMDIPFHSHFSRHRSSLVSWKCRLERPTSQLP, encoded by the exons ATATGTACACACCCATGTGCCGATCTGGTCACAGCGTCATCCAATGATCCCCAAACGGTATGTCATGCCATGGAAGCAAGACATGGAGAACAGGAAACTCCTCTTTAAG ATTGCGGACCATACTCAGCTACATAAAGGTCCAGAAGAAGAGAGTTTATATTTGGAAAACAAAGAAAGGTTGTGCCATGTGGAGGACAGAGAGAGTGTCATGAAGAAGAGATCAAAACATCACATCTCAGTGATGGATATACCATTCCATTCTCATTTTTCAAGGCATCGAAGTTCTTTGGTCAGCTGGAAATGCAGGCTGGAAAGACCTACTAGTCAACTTCCATAG